The Desulfobacterales bacterium genome contains the following window.
TGATGGCCCGTTCAATATTGTCTTTGGGCATATTCTCGTTTTTGGCTGCCAGAATAGCCGACCGCAGTCGCGGGTTGCCGTCCGGATCGCCGCCCCCCATCCGGGCCGACATGGTAATTTCCTTGATCAGTTTGGTAAAAACCTTGCCGCGTCTGGCATCCGCAGCGCCTTTTTTATGTTTGATTGAAGCCCACTTGCTATGGCCCGACATGTCGTCCTCCTATTTTTTCCCCATTCCGATGATAAAAATCTCTCTGCTGGCCTTTCGGCTGCTTTGAGGCTTAAATATTTTATGCTTACTGAAAAGCGTTTTTACCTGGTCCGCAAACTGCTTGAAATCTTCGCCTTGAAAAATCTTGCAGACAAAGGCCCCGCCCGGCAGCAGCAGGTCTTGGGCAATCGACAGCGCCGCCTGGCAAAGATTAAAGGATCTGGCGGTATCCACAATACGGTTGCCGGTGGTGGCGGGCGCCATGTCGCTCAGGACCACATTAAAATCGGTTCCCACCGCTGCCAGCAGGTCCGGATTCAACTCAAAAACATCCCCGGTCAGAACCCGCACGTTCCCCGGCATCTGCTGCTGCAGCGGACTCAGATCTATCCCCACCACTCGCCCGCGTTCCCCCGCCATCCTGGCCGCATACAGCAGCCACGACCCCGGTGCACATCCCAGATCGAGAACGGCGTCGCCGGCTTTAATCAGATGATACTTCTGCTGGATCTCTTCGAGTTTATAAACCGACCGGGCCGGAAAGTTTTCCTTTTTTGCCCGGCGGGTGTAATGATCCTGCCATTGTTTCGCCTTAGGATTCGGCCGCTTCATATATACTGAACCCCTGTCCAAGTCAACTGAAACTCCTAAAACAGCGCCTCCGCCGCATCCGACACCGTGCGGACGCCGATGAGTTCGATTTCCGTTATGTTCTTGACCCGTTTCAGGTTGCTTTCCGGAACGATGCACCGGGTAAACCCCATTTTTTTGCTCTCCCCCACACGGGCTTCAACCTGTCCGATCGCCCGGACCTCGCCGGTCAGTCCCACCTCCCCCAGAACAACCGTAGCGTTCTGGATGGGTTTGTCCAGAAAGCTGGAGGCAATCGCTGAAACGATGCCGAGATCCACGGCCGGTTCAATCACCTTGACGCCGCCGGCCACATTCATGAAAATATCGTGCCCCATTAAATGCAGTCCCAGCTTCTTTTCCATCACCGCCGCCAGCAGGGCCACCCGGTTCTGATCCAGGCCCAGAATGGTCCGCCGGGGTGTTCCAAAGCTGGTGCTGCTGGCCAGGGCCTGGAGCTCAATCAAAATCGGCCGGGTACCCTCCATGCTGGCGGTGACCACCGACCCCGGCGAATTGACCGGACGCTCGGACAGAAAAACAGCCGAAGGGTTGCCGACTTCATCCAGTCCCATTTCCTTCATTTCAAACACGCCGATTTCATTGGTGGACCCGTACCGGTTTTTTACCGCCCGCAGAATCCGAAAAATATGATTGCGGTCGCCCTCAAAATAAAGCACCGTATCCACCATGTGTTCCAACAGCCTGGGGCCGGCAATGGCGCCGTCCTTGGTGACGTGCCCCACCAGAAAAGTGGGGGTGCCGGACTTTTTGGCCATAACCATCAGCCGCATGGCCGACTCCCGCACCTGGCTCACGCTTCCCGGCGCCGAGGTCAGGTCCGGACTGTACATCGTCTGAATCGAATCGATCACCAGGACATCCGGCTTGACCCTGGCAACCATGTCGAGGATCGATTCCAGGTCGATCTCGGATACCACCAGCAGGTCGGCGGATACGGCCTTGAGCCGCTTGCTGCGCAGCCGCAGCTGCCGAATGGATTCTTCGCCGGAAACATACAGAACCTTGCGACCTTTTTCCGCCAGGCTGTAGAGCACCTGCAGCATCAGGGTGGACTTGCCGATGCCCGGATCGCCCCCGATCAAGACCAACGATCCAGGAACCAGCCCGCCTCCCAGGACCCGGTCAAACTCCTGGATATGTGTCCGGATGCGCTCTTCGTTTTCAAATTGAATAGAGTCAATCGAAACCGGTTCGTTCTGCAGCCCCGGCATCCCCGGTGCTCCGCTTTTCAGCGCCCCTGCTGTAAACACCTCTTCCACCAGCGTATCCCACTGCCCGCAGTCCGGACATTTTCCCATCCATTTGGGACTCTGGTAGCCGCACGACTGACAGCAGAAAATCGTTTTAGTATTTTTTTTCAATGACGTGATCGTCCCTGAAATCGGCCCGTTTCAGAAAAGGTTTAAATTGACATAATCGACCATACCATGCCGTGTTGCCACAATCAAGATATGCTGCCGCCGCAATTCTATTGGGTGGCTTTAGCACCCTCCGGCGCCATGGAAGCCTATGCGCTTCAGGCGATTAAACCCATTTACGGGTCGACAACCGCTCTCAAATTCGCTATAGTGAGTGAAATTTTTAAATATTTGTCAATTCAGAACCCATTCCGGCCCGAAAGGTTGTTTGAGAAAATTTCAATGAAAGCGATAATTGCCAAACAGGTTCCCCTGTCCGCGGTAGCAATGATCATTGCAGTGCTGCTCACTTTTCCCGTCGGCGCCGATGCCCAAACCGGCCGGGACTTTTTTGGTCCCCTGCAGCAGATGCTGGTCAAAGACGGGTTCGAAGAAACTGCAGTCAGCAGCCTTTTCCGGAATCCCAATGTCTATTTTGACATTACGAACATTTCACGGTTTTTTTCCCACCGGGAATCGCGGCTCAATTACGACCAGTTTATCACCGATAGCGCCATCAGCAAAGCCCGCCGCTACATGGAAACCTACCAGGCCGACCTTGAGGGCGCCGAAAAAACGTATGCAGTGGAGCGGGAAGTCATCACAGCCATCATCCTGGTTGAAACCCAGCTCGGCACCATTGTGGGAAACCGTTCGGTCTTCAATTCCCTTTCATCCCTGGCGTCTTTGCTGGATCCGGCTGTGCGCGAGCAGGTTTGGCGCGAGATTCAAAATCCCATCAATCTGTCAAAGGGGGACTTTGACGCCTGGGCGGCCCGAAAATCAAAATGGGCCTATGCCGAATTAAAGTCTTTCCTGCAATATACCCAGCGGGAAGCGATCAATCCCACGGATATCAACGGCTCCATCGCCGGGGCTTTGGGCATCGCCCAGTTTATGCCCAGCAGCATTATCGCTTATGCCAAAGACGGCGACAGCGACGGCCGCGTCGATTTGTTCAATCACGCCGACGCCATCGCCAGTATCGCCAGCTATCTGAAACATTACGGATGGAAACCCGGAATCGACCCGAAAAAGGCCTACGATGTGGTTTTTCATTATAACCGCAGCAGTTACTATGTGAACACAATTTTAGAAATTGCGGAGCGCCTGAAAAACTGAGGTGAAAAATGAAAACCGTTATCAGTGTAATCGCCTTATCCGTCCCTTTTTTTATCTTGACCGTCTGGGCGGTCGTGGATGCGGCCTTAAAGGATTTCGGCACCCCGGGGAAAAAGGTGTTATGGCTGATCGTGGCGGCCACCCCTTATCTCGGATGTCTGCTTTACTTTGCCATTGGCTTTAGAAAGGGCAAAAAAACCGGTTGACTTAACGCCCCCCCCTTCGATAATATTTGACAAACACCCTGCGCTCTTATATGCAGACCCTGGGTATTGAAAACTTTATGAAACGGTCCCATCGTCTAGCGGTTAGGACGCTGGCCTCTCACGCCGGTAACCCGGGTTCGAATCCCGGTGGGATCACCAGATTTTAAGCCCCTGGGACGATTCCGTCTCATCAGGGGCTTTTATCGTTCGATTCAACACTAAGAACCTGGTGTGTAATTCCGATCTTCCAACCCATTTGGAGAAAAGCCGATAATCATAACCCCTGAGCCCGTTTTTCCCCGGAGAAACTTATGAAATACACTCGCACGCTGCTGTGTGTGATGTTTCTACTCGTGTTTTGCCTATCCTGCTCGCCCGGCAATCCGGATTATTATCGGAAAGACCGCATCAAAGAGATTGTCGAACTGCAGCGCACCCAGCCGATAAATGAATATGTCATCTACCGGTCCCCGTCCTATCCCCAACAAATGGACCGGCTCATTCATTCATTGGATCCTGCAGAAGCCCTGGTGGTGGCGCTGCCCTATGAAGACGCCATTCAAAACCATAAGCTCCTCACTTTTTATATGACCCTCATCGCCCATGCGATTACCGTAACGGATGTCATCATACTGGTGAACGAAAGAGAATTGTTCGATTATAAAGCCGTCGTAAGCCAATTGACTTACTTGAAACTGGACCGCTATCTTTACGGCGGTCAGAAGCATGAAATCAGGATTGTTCCGGCGCGTTTCAACACCAAATGGATCCGTGATTACGGCCCCATCTTTGCGGTAAACACCGAAGGTCAAATTTGCATTACGGATGCAATTTATGGAGATATTCGCAGGCAAATCAATAAAACGCAGTTTTTCTCCATCAGCGATTTCTTCAAGGTTGATGTGTTAAATATTGTCGGCGCCAAGATACCCGAAAGCGAGGAAGAACCGGAACCTGCCGAACGATATGAAGACGACGCCATGTCGATGTATTTGGCCAACCACCTTTATCAGAAGCACGGCTACGACATTCCCATTGTCCGGGTGCCCTTTCAGCTCCAGGGCGGAGATATCTTTGCGGACGGCCTAAACAATCTCTTTCTTTCAACCGAAACGCTACTGATTAACGGCGGACACCGGCTGGATTTGGAACTGATCCTCAAATCTTATTACGGGATGAAAACCGTCACTTATCTGGAGCCGTTTCCCGGGGACACCGTCAAGCACCTGGATATGATTTTTAAGCCCCTTGGCCTAAACCGCTTCCTTGTGGCCGATTATCCGGCCGATGCAGGGGATAGTGACATTTACATGCACTATCTGCACCGTGAAACCAAACGGACCCTGGACGCCAACGCCGTAAAACTTCAACAAACGTTCCCCGGGCGAGCCCTTGTTAAAATTCCGATGCCGCCGATTCAACGATTATCAAAACTGGACGACGCCCTGCTGACCCTGACACAAACGCTGTTCAGCGCCAGAAATTACAACCTGCCTTCAGGTTTAATTTCAGATCCTGAACAATGGGATATCAGAAAGTTTGTATTTTTGTGCGATGTGTTGAACCGATACCGCAAACTCAAAGCCGCTGATGAAACAGACCGGCTGCTCTCTGTCCTCGGCCCATTTGAGGGGACCCGGTTTTCCGGCGAATATGAGGCGGTATTAAATCGGTGTGTGGAAAAGTTGCTCCAAAGCGACCCCCAATTGCTTGAATGGTTGGCAGCGTCTTACCGCTCCGACTTAAAGCAGGGACGGGATGAAAACCATTCCACTAAAGAACTGCTGAATCGACTATCGGCTGACTACATCCGGGAAGGCGCGCTGGAAGATCCCAGCAATTACTTTTATGTCTATCGCAGCTATCTCAACGCGACCTACATAAACGGCAAGTCCGGCCGATTGCTCCTTGTCCCGGGCTATTCTGGCTATCGGGCCATGGAGGAAAAGGTCTTGGCTGTCTACCGGGAACTGTTTCCGGATACCCGGATTGTCTTTATTAATTCAGACGAAATCATCAAGCAATATGGCGCCATCCACTGCGTGACGATTACGGTGCCGGACTTTCAACGAAAATATAACCCGTCTTAAAAATGCAATTGTCCGGCAGCGGATTGAATAAGCCTGAAATTCAATCAGACGACGAGCTCCCGAGGGAACAGGCAGCCCAGAGAACAAGACAGCGACGCGAACATAAAACGGATAAGGCGGGATAAGCGGCTCGGGGCGAATGGCGGGACAACCGTCAAAAGAATATATGCACGCTTAAAATATTATAACCAGTCACACGGATTTTATCCGGCAGAAACGCCCGCCGGCAAGGCTATGTGGCCGATTTTTCAAGAACAGCCACCTTTTTGACCGCCCGCATGATGCTTTCCTTGAGAACGACGTTGGGCCTGACAAATTTCACGCCCAACCCGAAATCTTTTAAATCACCGGACCGGTTCACCCACACCACACTGGCCGGCACCTTCAGCTTTTCAACACCGTCGAGTGAAAAATGAAGCTCTATGCGCTTACCCACCTCCGGTGGGTTTTCAGAATGGATAAACATCCCATCAGCCGAAATATCCCTACTGAAGGATATGAGGTAGTCTTCTTCGTGAATGCAATCTACCTTCAGTTTGACCGGAACACGCTTTCGTTCTCTCCGTTCTGCGGCTGCCATACCATTTACCTCCCTGCGTTAAGCTGAACATCCTATAGTACAAAATGTTCGGTGGGCGTTGCCATGCTTGAACGGTCTCTTTATAGTAAGATAATTTCCGGCATGCAAGTTTTTTTCATATATTTCGTATTTTTTAAAAACCTTCGCCGCTGACAGCCGAACCCCGGCCTATTTATGAATGTTCCGGCTTCCCCCCCGACTGCTGGATCAGTTTGGCCACCAGACCCGTCCAGCCGGTCTGATGACTGGCCCCCAGGCCCGCGCCGTTGTCGCCGTGAAAGTATTCATGGAAAAGGATCAGGTCGCGCCAGTGCGGGTCTTCCGGAAACAGGCGCTGCCCGCCATCCACCGGCTGCCGGCCCGGGGCATTTTTCAGAAAAAGCCGTATCAGCCGCTGGGACAGCTCGGTGGCGATCTCGCCCAGGGTCATCTCGCAACCGGACCTGGTGGGAAATTCAACCTTTAAGGAGTCCGAAAAGTAGTGGTGCAGCTTCTGCAGCGTTTCGATCAGGAGGTAATTGATGGGAAACCAGACCGGCCCCCGCCAGTTGGAGTTGCCGCCGAACAGGCCGCTTTCCGATTCCGCCGGCTGG
Protein-coding sequences here:
- a CDS encoding RlmE family RNA methyltransferase, which produces MKRPNPKAKQWQDHYTRRAKKENFPARSVYKLEEIQQKYHLIKAGDAVLDLGCAPGSWLLYAARMAGERGRVVGIDLSPLQQQMPGNVRVLTGDVFELNPDLLAAVGTDFNVVLSDMAPATTGNRIVDTARSFNLCQAALSIAQDLLLPGGAFVCKIFQGEDFKQFADQVKTLFSKHKIFKPQSSRKASREIFIIGMGKK
- the radA gene encoding DNA repair protein RadA, with product MKKNTKTIFCCQSCGYQSPKWMGKCPDCGQWDTLVEEVFTAGALKSGAPGMPGLQNEPVSIDSIQFENEERIRTHIQEFDRVLGGGLVPGSLVLIGGDPGIGKSTLMLQVLYSLAEKGRKVLYVSGEESIRQLRLRSKRLKAVSADLLVVSEIDLESILDMVARVKPDVLVIDSIQTMYSPDLTSAPGSVSQVRESAMRLMVMAKKSGTPTFLVGHVTKDGAIAGPRLLEHMVDTVLYFEGDRNHIFRILRAVKNRYGSTNEIGVFEMKEMGLDEVGNPSAVFLSERPVNSPGSVVTASMEGTRPILIELQALASSTSFGTPRRTILGLDQNRVALLAAVMEKKLGLHLMGHDIFMNVAGGVKVIEPAVDLGIVSAIASSFLDKPIQNATVVLGEVGLTGEVRAIGQVEARVGESKKMGFTRCIVPESNLKRVKNITEIELIGVRTVSDAAEALF
- a CDS encoding lytic murein transglycosylase codes for the protein MKAIIAKQVPLSAVAMIIAVLLTFPVGADAQTGRDFFGPLQQMLVKDGFEETAVSSLFRNPNVYFDITNISRFFSHRESRLNYDQFITDSAISKARRYMETYQADLEGAEKTYAVEREVITAIILVETQLGTIVGNRSVFNSLSSLASLLDPAVREQVWREIQNPINLSKGDFDAWAARKSKWAYAELKSFLQYTQREAINPTDINGSIAGALGIAQFMPSSIIAYAKDGDSDGRVDLFNHADAIASIASYLKHYGWKPGIDPKKAYDVVFHYNRSSYYVNTILEIAERLKN
- a CDS encoding PLDc N-terminal domain-containing protein, with product MKTVISVIALSVPFFILTVWAVVDAALKDFGTPGKKVLWLIVAATPYLGCLLYFAIGFRKGKKTG
- a CDS encoding agmatine deiminase family protein, which produces MKYTRTLLCVMFLLVFCLSCSPGNPDYYRKDRIKEIVELQRTQPINEYVIYRSPSYPQQMDRLIHSLDPAEALVVALPYEDAIQNHKLLTFYMTLIAHAITVTDVIILVNERELFDYKAVVSQLTYLKLDRYLYGGQKHEIRIVPARFNTKWIRDYGPIFAVNTEGQICITDAIYGDIRRQINKTQFFSISDFFKVDVLNIVGAKIPESEEEPEPAERYEDDAMSMYLANHLYQKHGYDIPIVRVPFQLQGGDIFADGLNNLFLSTETLLINGGHRLDLELILKSYYGMKTVTYLEPFPGDTVKHLDMIFKPLGLNRFLVADYPADAGDSDIYMHYLHRETKRTLDANAVKLQQTFPGRALVKIPMPPIQRLSKLDDALLTLTQTLFSARNYNLPSGLISDPEQWDIRKFVFLCDVLNRYRKLKAADETDRLLSVLGPFEGTRFSGEYEAVLNRCVEKLLQSDPQLLEWLAASYRSDLKQGRDENHSTKELLNRLSADYIREGALEDPSNYFYVYRSYLNATYINGKSGRLLLVPGYSGYRAMEEKVLAVYRELFPDTRIVFINSDEIIKQYGAIHCVTITVPDFQRKYNPS
- a CDS encoding PilZ domain-containing protein; its protein translation is MAAAERRERKRVPVKLKVDCIHEEDYLISFSRDISADGMFIHSENPPEVGKRIELHFSLDGVEKLKVPASVVWVNRSGDLKDFGLGVKFVRPNVVLKESIMRAVKKVAVLEKSAT